Proteins from a genomic interval of Crassostrea angulata isolate pt1a10 chromosome 7, ASM2561291v2, whole genome shotgun sequence:
- the LOC128191935 gene encoding uncharacterized protein LOC128191935, with protein sequence MDSKVPEQIQMDYIDSLSYFNFKDACKKYKSQCKMRNVKVICGAVTRKRSAEMKIEVEFVIEAGESETEQGFEDIQDEMLGVLTNETENGTLAIVLDGNVTLIATDMTAEKVVFQCPV encoded by the exons ATGGATTCAAAAGTTCCAGAACAAATTCAAATGGATTATATCGACTCCCTGtcatatttcaatttcaaagaTGCTTGTAAGAAATACAAAAGCCAATGTAAAATGAGAAATGTCAAG GTAATATGTGGCGCAGTGACTAGAAAAAGATCAGCCGAAATGAAAATTGAAGTAGAATTTGTTATAGAAGCCGGCGAGTCTGAAACAGAGCAAGGATTTGAAGACATTCAGGATGAAATGCTTGGAGTTCTAACGAACGAGACCGAAAATGGAACTCTCGCGATAGTTCTTGACGGTAACGTGACTTTGATAGCCACTGATATGACTGCAGAGAAGGTTGTTTTCCAGTGTCCAGTTTGA
- the LOC128191336 gene encoding uncharacterized protein LOC128191336 — protein sequence MEQLVNLIVIPATLWMDLDKSIVINMENGAEHFLYVKPRCVPQFIREIGNTNAQKDFNMEVCATVYVLSDLTSHREKVGSCYVKPTENGGGIFLTVKVDIS from the exons ATGGAACAACTTGTGAATTTAATTGTTATCCCGGCTACTCTCTGGATGGACCTAGACAAATCTATTGTGATAAATATGGAAAATGGAGCAGAGCACTTCCTATATGTAAAG CCTCGCTGTGTCCCTCAATTCATCCGGGAAATTGGAAACACAAATGCACAAAAGGATTTCAATATGGAAGTCTGTGCTACCGTATATGTCCTGTCGGATTTGACAAGCCACCGGGAGAAAGTGGGGTCATGTTATGTCAAGCCAACGGAAAATGGAGGGGGCATTTTCCTGACTGTAAAGGTAGATATCTCATAA